Proteins encoded together in one Larus michahellis chromosome 4, bLarMic1.1, whole genome shotgun sequence window:
- the FCF1 gene encoding rRNA-processing protein FCF1 homolog, with product MGKQKKARKYAVMKRMISLRDQRINEKERAKAPVKKKEDPSAIKEREVPQHPSCLFFQYNTQLGPPYHILVDTNFINFSIKAKLDLVQSMMDCLYAKCIPCITDCVMGEIEKLGQKYRVALRIAKDPRFERLPCMHKGTYADDCLVQRVTQHKCYIVATVDKELKRRIRKIPGVPIMYISRHRYNIERMPDDYGAPRF from the exons ATG GGGAAGCAGAAGAAGGCGCGGAAGTACGCGGTCATGAAGCGCATGATCAGCCTCCGGGATCAGCGCAT TAACGAGAAGGAGCGGGCGAAAGCCCCCGTGAAGAAGAAGGAGGACCCGAGTGCCATCAAGGAGCGGGAGGT cccccagcatccctcttGTTTGTTCTTCCAGTATAACACGCAGTTGGGCCCCCCTTACCACATCCTAGTTGACACCAACTTCATCAACTTCTCCATCAAGGCCAAGCTGGACCTAGTGCAGTCGATGATGGACTGTCTCTATGCCAAAT gtATTCCATGCATCACAGATTGCGTAATGGGTGAAATTGAGAAATTAGGACAGAAGTACCGTGTGGCATTAAG AATTGCCAAGGACCCTCGGTTTGAACGCTTGCCGTGTATGCACAAAGGAACCTACGCAGATGACTGCTTGGTACAGAGGGTCACTCag CACAAATGTTACATTGTGGCCACAGTGGATAAAGAGCTCAAGCGGAGAATACGAAAAATCCCAGGAGTGCCTATAATGTATATTTCCAGGCACAG aTACAATATTGAGAGGATGCCAGATGATTACGGAGCTCCTCGATTCTAA